In Kineococcus sp. NBC_00420, a single genomic region encodes these proteins:
- a CDS encoding NADP-dependent oxidoreductase, with product MSRAVRFERWGGPDVLHVVEVPTAAPGAGEVRVTVRAAGITAGESAAREGALAQLYPTAFPAGTGAEFAGVVTDTGPGVSGVTVGEEVLGWSPDRGGHADVVVVPAEAVVPKPAGVSWEVAGALYVAGVTAYSCVESTGVRDGDVVLVLGATSDVGTLTVQLARLCGATVVGVADLVHHEWLHAHGADAVVPAEDGDGLARTLRRRGVAVDVIVDTTGFEVDALARAFGVDVARCAAALPLDADLEFGVDQARRPEVLTELAELVAADRLHVPIAGSFPLAQVQDAFAMAERPHPQGRIVLLP from the coding sequence ATGAGCAGAGCGGTGCGGTTCGAGCGATGGGGTGGACCCGACGTCCTGCACGTCGTCGAGGTGCCGACCGCGGCCCCCGGAGCCGGGGAGGTGCGGGTCACCGTGCGCGCCGCCGGCATCACCGCGGGGGAGTCCGCGGCCCGCGAGGGCGCGCTGGCCCAGCTCTACCCGACGGCGTTCCCCGCCGGCACCGGCGCCGAGTTCGCGGGCGTGGTCACCGACACCGGTCCCGGCGTCAGCGGCGTCACCGTCGGCGAGGAGGTCTTGGGCTGGAGCCCGGACCGGGGCGGGCACGCCGACGTCGTCGTGGTCCCGGCCGAGGCCGTGGTTCCCAAACCGGCGGGCGTCTCCTGGGAGGTCGCCGGAGCCCTCTACGTCGCCGGGGTCACCGCGTACTCCTGCGTCGAGAGCACGGGGGTGCGTGACGGCGACGTCGTCCTCGTCCTGGGGGCGACGAGCGACGTCGGCACGCTGACCGTCCAGCTGGCCCGGCTCTGCGGTGCGACCGTCGTGGGCGTCGCCGACCTCGTCCACCACGAGTGGTTGCACGCCCACGGCGCGGACGCCGTCGTCCCCGCCGAGGACGGCGACGGTCTGGCCCGGACGCTGCGCCGGCGCGGGGTGGCCGTGGACGTGATCGTCGACACCACGGGTTTCGAGGTGGACGCTCTCGCCCGGGCCTTCGGGGTGGACGTCGCGCGGTGCGCCGCGGCGCTGCCGCTCGATGCCGACCTGGAGTTCGGCGTGGACCAGGCGCGTCGACCGGAGGTCCTCACCGAACTCGCCGAGCTCGTCGCCGCGGACCGCCTGCACGTCCCCATCGCCGGTTCGTTCCCGTTGGCGCAGGTGCAGGACGCGTTCGCGATGGCGGAACGTCCGCACCCGCAGGGCCGGATCGTCCTGCTGCCCTAA